From a single Brassica oleracea var. oleracea cultivar TO1000 chromosome C5, BOL, whole genome shotgun sequence genomic region:
- the LOC106293318 gene encoding uncharacterized protein LOC106293318, whose translation MDTEKGYPRGFRADSIRSETDRGSFRSDSMQFDEPHELPPENSTNIVLFKHIDSGNLEATKDFLDRNPEALNASLTSNGDRPIHKAVLSGHIKIVEEIVKRIHNPVQELEIKNDDGYTALAYAATGGIVRIAECLVKKCPRLVSVRNAKEHIPIVLASLYGHKGLVRYLYNHTLLSDLDPCDELDEHKGKNGAMLVTNCIVDGLYGIALDLIQRYPKLAYTRDSDNDTAIIALAQTPCAFPSGTHLAFWQRWVYSCIYIEKINNPHDGLNDYHHQYKKPQDHNWIQEKLLKYLRFFFPHIKKVYKLKLGHAQAKEILNCICQEIPNFDATQQKNAGLNQALFKAVENGIVEYIEEVMNHYPDIVWFKDNYGLNLFFYAVSHRQEKIFSLIYKMGAKKNILATAWDKFHNNMLHHAAYKAPISRLNLIPGAALQMQRELQWFKEVESLVQPKHRKMVNLKQKKTPQALFKDQHKELVDQGEKWMKDTATSCTVVAALITTMMFSSAFTVPDSYNGHSQLFMIFLISDAISLFTSCMSLLMFLGILKSRYREEDFLRSLPTKQIVGLATLFLSMTTMMVSFVVTLMTLVRGRTPWVSAQFMVLAVVPIGMFGVLQFPVLLEIFCSTYFPRVFDKPRESPRRSKLFWKK comes from the exons ATGGATACCGAGAAAGGCTATCCCAGAGGTTTCAGAGCTGACAGTATACGATCAGAAACCGACCGTGGAAGCTTCCGGTCAGATAGTATGCAGTTCGATGAGCCGCACGAGCTACCACCAGAGAATTCGACTAATATCGTCCTCTTCAAGCACATAGACAGTGGTAACTTGGAAGCCACGAAAGATTTCTTGGACCGAAACCCTGAGGCTTTAAACGCAAGTTTAACCTCTAACGGAGACCGACCGATCCACAAAGCTGTTTTGTCTGGTCACATCAAGATCGTGGAAGAGATCGTCAAACGAATTCACAATCCGGTGCAAGAGTTGGAGATCAAGAACGACGACGGTTACACGGCGCTTGCTTATGCTGCGACAGGTGGGATTGTGAGAATCGCAGAGTGTTTGGTGAAGAAATGCCCTCGTTTGGTTAGTGTTCGGAATGCTAAAGAACATATACCGATCGTGCTGGCTTCCTTATACGGTCACAAAGGTCTGGTTCGGTATCTTTACAATCACACACTTCTCAGTGATCTTGATCCTTGTGATGAGTTAGATGAACACAAGGGCAAGAACGGAGCGATGCTCGTGACAAACTGTATTGTCGATGGACTATATG GTATTGCTTTGGATCTGATTCAGAGGTATCCTAAGCTGGCTTATACTAGAGACAGCGATAACGATACAGCGATCATTGCGCTTGCTCAAACGCCTTGTGCGTTCCCTAGCGGTACCCATCTTGCGTTTTGGCAACGTTGGGTATATTCTT GTATTTACATAGAGAAGATTAATAACCCTCATGACGGTCTGAATGATTATCACCATCAATACAAGAAACCACAAGATCATAATTGGATTCAAGAGAAACTGTTAAAATACCTCAGATTTTTTT TTCCACACATAAAAAAAGTGTACAAACTAAAGCTAGGGCATGCTCAAGCCAAAGAGATACTAAACTGTATCTGCCAAGAGATACCTAACTTTGACGCCACTCAACAGAAGAACGCTGGTCTCAACCAAGCTCTCTTCAAGGCGGTTGAGAATGGTATCGTTGAGTATATCGAGGAAGTGATGAATCATTATCCTGATATTGTGTGGTTCAAAGATAATTACGGTCTTAACCTCTTTTTCTATGCGGTAAGCCATAGGCAAGAAAAGATCTTTAGCCTCATTTACAAAATGGGTGCCAAGAAAAACATCCTTGCTACAGCTTGGGACAAATTCCATAATAATATGCTTCATCACGCCGCGTATAAAGCCCCAATTTCACGGCTTAATCTCATTCCTGGTGCTGCTCTTCAGATGCAAAGAGAACTACAGTGGTTTAAG GAAGTGGAGAGCCTAGTGCAACCGAAGCATCGAAAAATGGTTAACTTGAAGCAGAAGAAAACTCCACAGGCTCTCTTTAAAGACCAGCACAAGGAGCTAGTGGACCAAGGAGAGAAGTGGATGAAAGACACAGCCACTTCTTGCACAGTCGTCGCAGCTCTGATCACCACAATGATGTTCTCCTCCGCCTTTACTGTCCCCGACAGTTACAACGGCCACAGCCAACTCTTCATGATCTTCCTAATCTCAGACGCTATATCTCTCTTCACCTCATGCATGTCTCTGCTCATGTTCCTCGGCATTCTTAAGTCTCGTTACCGCGAGGAGGACTTCCTTAGATCGCTTCCGACGAAACAGATCGTGGGTCTTGCGACTTTGTTTCTCTCGATGACGACAATGATGGTGAGTTTTGTCGTGACGCTTATGACTCTGGTTAGAGGGAGAACACCGTGGGTTTCGGCTCAGTTTATGGTGCTCGCTGTTGTCCCGATTGGGATGTTCGGTGTTCTTCAGTTTCCTGTGCTACTTGAGATCTTCTGCTCGACTTATTTCCCTAGAGTTTTTGATAAGCCTCGCGAGTCGCCGCGAAGGTCTAAGCTCTTCTGGAAAAAATAA
- the LOC106295953 gene encoding uridylate kinase — protein sequence MAIPLPLTSYSPISTSSSISRTSFVPLTPRHRNFFSEQNFSRRILISCSSSSSSSSNNGSTPESMNGSGLNGQSSFPGMPSFDGTSKPPVKWRRVLLKVSGEALAGDEEQNIDPKVTMAIAREVAAVTRLGIEVAIVVGGGNIFRGSTWAGCSGLDRSSADYIGMLATVMNAIFLQATMESIGIPTRVQTAFRMSEVAEPYIRRRAIRHLEKGRVVIFAAGTGNPFFTTDTAAALRCAEINAEVVLKATNVDGVFDDDPKRNPNARLHESLTYQEVTSKDLSVMDMTAITLCQENNIPVVVFNLSEPGNIAKAIKGERVGTLIGGTWNSTVAAT from the exons ATGGCGATTCCGTTGCCCCTCACTTCCTACTCGCCAATCTCAACTTCTTCTTCTATTTCCCGAACCTCTTTCGTCCCTCTCACGCCTCGCCATCGTAATTTCTTCTCCGAACAGAACTTCAGTAGGCGTATACTTATCAGCTGCTCTTCATCTTCGTCTTCGTCCTCTAACAATGGTTCAACTCCAGAGTCCATGAACGGGAG TGGGTTAAACGGGCAGTCATCGTTTCCTGGAATGCCTTCCTTTGATGGAACATCTAAGCCACCGGTTAAGTGGAGAAGGGTTTTGCTTAAAGTCAGTGGAGAAGCTCTTGCTGGAGACGAGGAGCAGAATATCGATCCAAAG GTTACTATGGCGATTGCAAGGGAGGTTGCAGCAGTTACTCGTCTTGGCATTGAG GTTGCGATTGTTGTTGGAGGAGGAAACATCTTCCGTGGATCCACCTGGGCTGGGTGCAGTGGCCTTGACCGCTCCTCTGCTGATTACATCGG GATGCTGGCAACTGTGATGAACGCAATATTTCTTCAAGCGACAATGGAGAGCATCGGCATTCCAACACGTGTTCAAACCGCTTTCCGCATGTCGGAAGTCGCAGAGCCTTACATCAGAAGACGAGCCATTAGACATCTAGAAAAAGGCAGGGTTGTGATATTCGCAGCCGGAACAGGCAATCCGTTCTTCACAACCGATACTGCAGCAGCTCTCCGATGTGCTGAGA TTAACGCAGAAGTAGTACTGAAAGCAACAAATGTAGATGGAGTCTTCGACGATGATCCCAAGAGAAACCCAAACGCTCGCCTCCACGAGTCACTAACTTACCAAGAAGTAACCTCAAAGGATCTCTCCGTTATGGATATGACTGCTATCACTTTGTGCCAAGAAAACAACATCCCAG TTGTGGTCTTCAATCTGTCTGAGCCTGGAAACATCGCCAAAGCCATCAAAGGAGAGAGAGTTGGCACATTGATCGGAGGAACATGGAACTCTACTGTTGCAGCCACATGA
- the LOC106295954 gene encoding protein MKS1 produces the protein MDPSDYLTGNNPSDQQNQKRQLQIYGPRPSPLSVHKDSHKIKKPPKHPAPPPQHHHRDQAPVYAPREPVVIYAVSPKVVHTTTSDFMNVVQRLTGISAGVFHESGNGGDVSPAARLAATENASPRGGKEPTAAKEETVEVATAMEEAAEFSGYAPGILSPSPAMLPPASAGMFSPGWFSPSGLMSPFILYSPSYASLVASPTFADVFCSHIWDP, from the coding sequence ATGGATCCGTCGGATTATTTAACCGGCAATAATCCTTCCGATCAACAGAACCAGAAACGACAGCTTCAGATCTACGGTCCTCGTCCTTCCCCTCTCAGCGTCCATAAAGACTCTCACAAGATCAAGAAACCTCCCAAGCACCCTGCTCCGCCTCCTCAGCATCATCACCGCGACCAAGCTCCGGTCTACGCTCCTCGAGAGCCGGTGGTAATCTACGCCGTCTCGCCGAAAGTCGTGCACACCACAACCTCCGATTTCATGAACGTCGTCCAGCGACTCACCGGAATCTCCGCCGGGGTCTTCCACGAATCCGGAAACGGCGGAGATGTGTCGCCGGCGGCGAGACTCGCAGCGACGGAGAATGCTAGCCCGAGAGGAGGAAAGGAACCGACGGCGGCTAAAGAAGAGACGGTGGAAGTCGCCACGGCTATGGAAGAAGCAGCTGAGTTCAGTGGCTACGCTCCGGGGATACTCTCGCCGTCTCCGGCTATGTTGCCGCCAGCTTCTGCTGGAATGTTCTCACCGGGATGGTTTTCTCCGTCGGGATTAATGAGCCCGTTTATTCTTTATAGTCCTAGTTATGCTAGTTTGGTTGCTTCACCAACGTTTGCTGATGTCTTTTGTAGTCATATTTGGGATCCTTAG